One Pelodiscus sinensis isolate JC-2024 chromosome 24, ASM4963464v1, whole genome shotgun sequence DNA segment encodes these proteins:
- the LOC142819551 gene encoding uncharacterized protein LOC142819551: MTGSILVLGGAGQPARPLAGGGGPPRDPLAAPHGPGARSARPLSPGPRTSPGKSQGAAPGLRVGQRGPGGRSRHLPPLRPAPCYPRPANPASPRRARGQQNAPPPSPGPPRRGKETASSSEDEASIATQQAPSCSPDISRTSSEAGEGSTAGPSTSRGLSSTAAAAPSAAQPHRHRLHQQDQLLRRHVLAVECSEASIRQRIQGDLQWRQQAWVAFQAQCTRMADSITTLTAHIAHAIHYGMALPHAPAIPPLALPMPPPAPAMPPPAAPAMPPPAPAMPPPAAPAMPSPAAPAITPPAHLPVQPALMQPAPHVQVHPHRSTRRGHPSQE; this comes from the exons ATGACGGGCTCTATCCTGGTCCTTGGgggagctggacagcctgctcgacctctggcaggaggaggaggccctccacgAGACCCACTCGCGGCAccgcatggcccaggtgctcGCTCAGCAAGGCCATTGAGCCCGGGCCCTCGAACAAGTCCGGGCaaaagtcaaggagctgcacctgggctacgtgtgggccagcgagggccagggggcaggagcagacacctgcccccattacgaCCGGCTCCATGCTATCCTCGGCCAGCCAACCCCGCAAGCCCCAGACGTGCCCGTGGACAGCAGAATGcgccccccccatcaccaggaccaccgaggcgggggaaggagacagcatcCTCAtcggaggatgaggccagcattgccacccagcaggccccctcctgcagccctgacATCTCCCGCACAtcctccgaggccggggaaggatccaccg cgggaccaagcacaagccggggactcTCTAGtacggcagcagcggcaccctcAGCTGCCCAACCACACAGGCACAGGCTCCACCagcaggaccagctccttcgcCGGCACGTGCTGGCCGTCGAGTGCAGCGAGGCATCGATTCGCCAGCGCatccagggggacctgcagtggcgccagcaGGCCTGGgtcgccttccaggcccagtgcacgcGCATGGCTGACTCCATCAccaccctcactgcccacatagcccatgccattcactatggcatggccttaccccatgcccccgccatccctcccctagcactgcccatgccccctcctgcccctgcaatgcctCCTCCTGCCGCCCCTGcaatgcctcctcctgcccctgcaatgcctCCTCCTGCCGCCCCTGCAATGCCTTCTCCTGCCGCCCCTGCAAtaacccctcctgcccacctccccgtgcagcctgccctgatgcAGCCTGCCCCGCATGTCCAGGTCCACCCCCACAGGAGCACTCGCAGGGGCCatccctcccaggagtag